In Nicotiana tabacum cultivar K326 chromosome 19, ASM71507v2, whole genome shotgun sequence, one DNA window encodes the following:
- the LOC142173487 gene encoding uncharacterized protein LOC142173487: MAFYSYLGTCSNNMAECMALLKGLQWYIDNGFNELVVESDSLLLVNMINVIKMTQAQVKEHIHKIRHLMAQGRCQFQHCYREANIIADKLASIGLMNRQERFFTQAISLSRNVKALLKNDQRDYDHFRMRTKSGHYPFDNV; encoded by the coding sequence ATGGCTTTCTACTCATATCTTGGTACTTGCAGTAATAACATGGCTGAATGCATGGCATTACTTAAAGGACTTCAATGGTATATTGACAATGGCTTTAATGAGTTAGTAGTTGAATCTGATTCTCTATTACTTGTTAATATGATCAATGTGATCAAAATGACTCAAGCTCAAGTGAAAGAGCATATCCATAAGATTAGGCACTTAATGGCACAAGGCAGATGTCAATTTCAACATTGTTACAGAGAAGCTAATATCATAGCTGATAAACTTGCCAGCATTGGACTCATGAACAGACaggaaagattcttcacacaagCTATCTCATTATCTAGGAATGTTAAAGCTTTATTGAAGAATGACCAAAGAGATTATGACCACTTCAGAATGAGAACAAAGAGTGGCCATTATCCTTTTGATAATGTTTAG